The proteins below are encoded in one region of Anguilla anguilla isolate fAngAng1 chromosome 3, fAngAng1.pri, whole genome shotgun sequence:
- the sf3b1 gene encoding splicing factor 3B subunit 1 isoform X9 produces the protein MAKIAKTHEDIEAQILEIQGMKATLLEEGEQGVGLDSTGYYDQEIYGGSDSRFADYVISIAANEQEDDDEEDSSTSLLGQKKAGYHGPVAMLNAVPQSDEQYDLFAEHRPQKIADREDEYKGRRRVLIISPERLDPFADAVLLCQSWLRSLMSSSSSCASFLPVEA, from the exons ATGGCGAAGATCGCCAAAACACACGAAG ACATCGAGGCTCAGATCCTGGAGATCCAGGGGATGAAGGCCACCCTGCTGGAGGAAGGGGAGCAGGGCGTGGGCCTGGATTCCACCGGCTACTACGACCAGGAGATCTACGGCGGCAGCGACAGCCGCTTCGCCGACTACGTCATCTCCATCGCCGCGAACGAGCAAGAGGAT gACGACGAGGAAGACTCCTCCACCAGTCTGCTGGGGCAGAAGAAGGCGGGGTATCATGGTCCGGTGGCGATGCTTAACGCCGTTCCGCAGTCAGATGAGCAG tacGACCTCTTCGCCGAGCACCGGCCGCAGAAGATCGCCGACCGCGAGGATGAGTACAAAGGCCGGCGCCGCGTCCTGATCATCTCTCCAGAGCGGCTTGACCCTTTCGCAGACG CAGTACTGCTTTGCCAGTCCTGGCTGCGATCTCTTATGAGCAGCAGCTCGTCCTGT
- the sf3b1 gene encoding splicing factor 3B subunit 1 isoform X7 translates to MAKIAKTHEDIEAQILEIQGMKATLLEEGEQGVGLDSTGYYDQEIYGGSDSRFADYVISIAANEQEDDDEEDSSTSLLGQKKAGYHGPVAMLNAVPQSDEQYDLFAEHRPQKIADREDEYKGRRRVLIISPERLDPFADAVLLCQSWLRSLMSSSSSCVGYGQRSLKRAFQCSVRAPLPRRRGRGQGPLVTSLATAKLRPPPLLGSEFKEQCSKRTDFFL, encoded by the exons ATGGCGAAGATCGCCAAAACACACGAAG ACATCGAGGCTCAGATCCTGGAGATCCAGGGGATGAAGGCCACCCTGCTGGAGGAAGGGGAGCAGGGCGTGGGCCTGGATTCCACCGGCTACTACGACCAGGAGATCTACGGCGGCAGCGACAGCCGCTTCGCCGACTACGTCATCTCCATCGCCGCGAACGAGCAAGAGGAT gACGACGAGGAAGACTCCTCCACCAGTCTGCTGGGGCAGAAGAAGGCGGGGTATCATGGTCCGGTGGCGATGCTTAACGCCGTTCCGCAGTCAGATGAGCAG tacGACCTCTTCGCCGAGCACCGGCCGCAGAAGATCGCCGACCGCGAGGATGAGTACAAAGGCCGGCGCCGCGTCCTGATCATCTCTCCAGAGCGGCTTGACCCTTTCGCAGACG CAGTACTGCTTTGCCAGTCCTGGCTGCGATCTCTTATGAGCAGCAGCTCGTCCTGTGTAGGTTATGGTCAACGCAGTCTGAAGCGTGCGTTTCAGTGTTCTGTCAGGGCCCCTCTGCCCAGGCGCAGAGGGCGTGGTCAGGGGCCTCTGGTTACCTCCTTAGCAACAGCTAAactccgcccaccccccctcctgggTTCAGAGTTCAAGGAGCAGTGCAGCAAAAGAACTGACTTTTTCTTGTAG
- the sf3b1 gene encoding splicing factor 3B subunit 1 isoform X11 — MAKIAKTHEDIEAQILEIQGMKATLLEEGEQGVGLDSTGYYDQEIYGGSDSRFADYVISIAANEQEDDDEEDSSTSLLGQKKAGYHGPVAMLNAVPQSDEQYDLFAEHRPQKIADREDEYKGRRRVLIISPERLDPFADGFFSAG, encoded by the exons ATGGCGAAGATCGCCAAAACACACGAAG ACATCGAGGCTCAGATCCTGGAGATCCAGGGGATGAAGGCCACCCTGCTGGAGGAAGGGGAGCAGGGCGTGGGCCTGGATTCCACCGGCTACTACGACCAGGAGATCTACGGCGGCAGCGACAGCCGCTTCGCCGACTACGTCATCTCCATCGCCGCGAACGAGCAAGAGGAT gACGACGAGGAAGACTCCTCCACCAGTCTGCTGGGGCAGAAGAAGGCGGGGTATCATGGTCCGGTGGCGATGCTTAACGCCGTTCCGCAGTCAGATGAGCAG tacGACCTCTTCGCCGAGCACCGGCCGCAGAAGATCGCCGACCGCGAGGATGAGTACAAAGGCCGGCGCCGCGTCCTGATCATCTCTCCAGAGCGGCTTGACCCTTTCGCAGACG